The Ignavibacteriales bacterium genomic interval AGTATTTATTCTATCCTCGATATCGACAGCCTCTGGATCAAGAAGGATACGCTTGAAGGGAGGACAAAACCCGATTCCTCGCTGGGCCAGAGCATGAAAGAGCAGGCTGTCTCATCGACGAGGAAAAGCCGTACCATTGCATCAGTAACAAGGGATTCCACAGCGGCTCCACAACGGGACTCCGTACTCATTAGCGCTAGGGTGGACTCCGCGATCACCTCGGCCAAAACCGATTCGCTCCGGCCAAAAGGTGACAGCGCCCTTGTCTTCGCGCGAAGAGATACGCTCAACGCCCGCGGTGACACTCTTCACTCCATGGCTATGCGGGATTCGACCCAAACGAAAGCCAAAGATCTCCCAAAGTACTGGCCGAAGCCTAAGAAAGACACACTGATCGCGTCGCTCGGGAAGCTTTCATACCTCACGGGTGAGTTGTTCTATGCAGATTTGGACGTTCCGGACTCTGCGTTCTACTGGCTGAGCAAATCGCTCAAGCTGGGAATCGACAGCATCCAAACGCCCCGGGCCCTGTACGTATTGGCGGAGGTTGCGCGCGCAAATGCTGAAAAGAAATATGGAAACGAAGAAGACCTCTATCTGCTCATCACGGAGAAATATCCGAAATCCACATACGCGGAAGAGTCTCGCATCGCGCTCGGTTTTCGTCCAACCATGAAGGAAGTGGATCCCGCTGCAGGAGTGTACGCGGTCGCGGAATCGCTCATGTATGCCGGCGAACACAAGAGGGCGCTCGATACTCTGTGGCGGATCGTAGGCGAGTTTGGAGAATCCCCGCTTGTGGCGAAAAGCAGATACACTATGGCTTGGATCTATGAGAATTATCTCGCGCGTCCGGATAGCGCTCTTTCGCAATACAATACCCTTGCGCAGAAATTCGCTGCCACCAAATATGGCCTGGCCGCACAGAAACGAATTCCTCCCCTTGAAGCGCCAGTGAAGCCTGCCGCCGATTCGCTGAAGAAAGCACTCCCGGACAGTGTCAAGTCCGCTGGCAGCGGCGTGCCTGCAAAAGCCCTTCCGGATTCGACGATGAAGGGGACGAAAATGGCGATTCCGAAAATCGCGGACGATTCCACGGAGCACCGGAACATCACGCGTCCCCCGATGCCTGATTCATTGCGCATGCGATTCGAACCGGATCTCATGCAAAAGAAGCCCCCAGTTGAAGTCGACACAGTGAAACGTGAAGGTAAGAAGGAAAAGTAGTGAACGAAGCCCGTACAGCAATTATCCAGTCTTCAGTCGAGGTCGTCAGCCGCAAAGAGGTTGCCGAGAGCATCTACCGGTTGGCAATGCGATCTCCCGAGATTGTGCGACGATCGGCCCCTGGTCAGTTTGTCAATATCCGATGCGGTGAGGGATGTTTGCCGCTCCTTCGGAGACCTTTCAGTATCTCACGCGTCGATGGCGATCTGGTTGAGCTGATGTTCAACGTCATTGGGCACGGAACGAAGATGCTTTCATTGAAGCAGCCCGGCGATGTGCTCGATGTCCTCGGGCCGCTCGGGACTCCGTTCGGCACATCGGGGGACTTTGCCAAAGCGATCCTGGTTGGCGGTGGATTGGGAGTGGCCCCGTTTCCATTTCTCACGGATTTCCTGCTCAAAGAGAAGAAAGAAATCGTCACGCTGATTGGAGCCCGTACCCGCTCCCAGGTGACTGAACATCATCTCAGAAATATCCGGGTAGCAACGGATGAT includes:
- a CDS encoding dihydroorotate dehydrogenase electron transfer subunit, with the protein product MNEARTAIIQSSVEVVSRKEVAESIYRLAMRSPEIVRRSAPGQFVNIRCGEGCLPLLRRPFSISRVDGDLVELMFNVIGHGTKMLSLKQPGDVLDVLGPLGTPFGTSGDFAKAILVGGGLGVAPFPFLTDFLLKEKKEIVTLIGARTRSQVTEHHLRNIRVATDDGSMGLKGNVVDLLKAELRGVVGTNVKVFGCGPTAMLKALSAYASSMGIECELSLEGDMACGMGICQGCPVERTDGKKKYALVCTDGPTFKSKDVILR